A single Gambusia affinis linkage group LG20, SWU_Gaff_1.0, whole genome shotgun sequence DNA region contains:
- the LOC122823083 gene encoding CAP-Gly domain-containing linker protein 1-like, translated as MEIQMKEFFEEEAQCQEDGRKNSQNQDAGNSSEEEVNRLKTLLDAERAKFIEEHQRANDLEEELQRVKLKLEKCEFNGNDVDLCSEANKGTNKLLMENKALQEVLAKLETDIVNLAEQVETLQEELEIEKSANTQTKTNNSFFKILKGENPAQTTEIKKALTLLKKTSAEKERHLKEELKKMTDSYQDLQSNYDTSVKTLGQQVESLQMNLRDNEEAHAEVLKMNQMLYSDLESENEALRGQLSSLQNATTEKETCLQRELDQMKEENLEMTKKLETDVLTLKKRVCSLERELKDDKEAHDEMAKINKLLYAQLQAENETLHQKLDSTQDASKEAERCIQKELDQVKDATLEMVQKYEVDILALREEIQSMEQEHRDERYRHAEVEIRNGKRAKFLHAEKNLLQKELDEVKRKLFLNEVKHKEELDASTAEIERQLARNHQISEELKQKDQEIAEAKAPLPVKKSLMKKFRHALGLRKPEKWKRKKASEETV; from the coding sequence ATGGAGATTCAGATGAAGGAATTCTTCGAAGAGGAGGCTCAATGCCAGGAAGATGGACGGAAGAACAGTCAAAATCAGGATGCCGGTAATTCTTCTGAGGAGGAAGTTAACAGACTAAAGACTCTCTTGGATGCAGAAAGAGCCAAATTTATTGAGGAACACCAGAGAGCAAATGATTTGGAAGAGGAGCTGCAAAGAGTAAAACTGAAGCTAGAAAAATGCGAGTTTAATGGAAACGACGTTGACTTATGTAGTGAGGCAAACAAAGGAACGAATAAACTTCTTATGGAAAATAAAGCCCTCCAAGAAGTTCTTGCCAAGCTTGAAACCGACATTGTTAATCTAGCAGAACAGGTGGAAACGTTACAGGAAGAGCTGGAGATAGAAAAATCTGCTAACActcaaacaaagacaaacaacagtttttttaagaTCCTGAAAGGTGAAAATCCAGCTCAGactacagaaataaagaaggCCTTGACACTGCTGAAGAAGACGTCTGCAGAGAAGGAGAGACATCTGAAAGAAGAACTGAAAAAGATGACAGATTCTTACCAAGACTTACAATCCAACTATGATACTTCTGTTAAAACCCTTGGACAACAAGTGGAGTCATTACAGATGAACCTTAGAGACAATGAAGAAGCACATGCtgaagttttgaaaatgaacCAGATGCTTTATTCAGATTTAGAATCAGAAAATGAGGCTCTTCGTGGACAATTGTCATCTCTGCAAAATGCCACCACAGAGAAAGAGACATGTCTCCAGAGAGAACTGGAccaaatgaaagaggaaaacctGGAAATGACCAAAAAATTAGAGACAGATGTTTTAACCCTTAAAAAACGGGTATGTTCGCTGGAGCGGGAGCTGAAGGATGACAAAGAAGCTCATGATGAGATGGCAAAAATTAACAAACTGCTTTATGCACAGTTACAGGCAGAGAATGAAACGCTTCATCAAAAATTGGATTCAACGCAAGATGCTTCCAAAGAGGCAGAGAGATGCATCCAGAAAGAGCTGGACCAAGTCAAAGATGCGACTCTAGAAATGGTCCAAAAATATGAAGTTGATATTTTAGCCCTTAGGGAGGAAATACAATCAATGGAGCAAGAACATAGAGACGAGAGATATCGTCATGCGGAGGTTGAGATAAGGAACGGGAAGAGAGCAAAATTCCTCCATGCTGAGAAGAACCTGCTGCAAAAGGAACTGGACGAAGTGAAACGAAAGCTCTTCTTAAACGAGGTAAAGCACAAAGAAGAACTGGATGCATCGACTGCTGAGATTGAACGGCAACTTGCACGCAATCATCAGATCTCAGAGGAGCTAAAACAGAAGGATCAGGAGATTGCAGAAGCAAAGGCTCCCCTCCCAGTGAAGAAGtcattaatgaaaaagtttcgCCATGCTCTGGGTttgagaaaaccagaaaaatggaAGAGAAAGAAGGCATCTGAAGAAACCGTGTAA
- the LOC122823082 gene encoding dickkopf-related protein 3-like isoform X2, producing the protein MLGEMNLVLLFVCFSCTDARIWAWMLNMPHGPPKDGAKPLGENSPVAKALTTVCDSDRTCGRGFSCDRHFGLCVPLRGEGQYCRRDTQCVRGLLCMFGKCHRSIPNGQEGSRCKADRDCGPLMCCARHHGEMVCKKRLARDESCYVPDGGLAFSINQICPCEEGLLCRENSRQNRRE; encoded by the exons ATGTTGGGGGAAATGAATCTGGTTctcctgtttgtgtgtttctcctGTACGGACGCTCGTATTTGGGCCTGGATGCTCAACATGCCTCACGGCCCTCCCAAAGATGGAGCTAAACCTCTTGGAGAGAACTCTCCTGTGGCCAAAGCACTCACA ACTGTGTGCGACAGTGACAGAACTTGTGGACGCGGTTTCTCGTGTGACCGTCACTTTGGTCTTTGTGTGCCTTTACGTGGAGAGGGTCAGTACTGTAGGAGGGATACTCAGTGTGTCCGTGGACTCCTTTGCATGTTTGGGAAGTGTCATCGCAGCATTCCCAATGGACAAGAGG GCTCCAGGTGTAAAGCTGACAGAGACTGTGGGCCTTTGATGTGTTGCGCTCGACATCATGGCGAGATGGTGTGCAAAAAGCGCCTGGCTCGCGATGAGAGTTGTTATGTTCCTGATGGTGGCCTGGCGTTCAGCATCAACCAGATTTGCCCGTGCGAGGAAGGTCTGCTGTGTCGGGAAAACAGCAGGCAGAACCGCAGAGAGTGA
- the LOC122823082 gene encoding dickkopf-related protein 3-like isoform X1: MLGEMNLVLLFVCFSCTDARIWAWMLNMPHGPPKDGAKPLGENSPVAKALTTVCDSDRTCGRGFSCDRHFGLCVPLRGEGQYCRRDTQCVRGLLCMFGKCHRSIPNGQEGSRCKADRDCGPLMCCARHHGEMVCKKRLARDESCYVPDGGLAFSINQICPCEEGLLCRENSRQNRRERDFTYQPERTRWTCQGSKP, translated from the exons ATGTTGGGGGAAATGAATCTGGTTctcctgtttgtgtgtttctcctGTACGGACGCTCGTATTTGGGCCTGGATGCTCAACATGCCTCACGGCCCTCCCAAAGATGGAGCTAAACCTCTTGGAGAGAACTCTCCTGTGGCCAAAGCACTCACA ACTGTGTGCGACAGTGACAGAACTTGTGGACGCGGTTTCTCGTGTGACCGTCACTTTGGTCTTTGTGTGCCTTTACGTGGAGAGGGTCAGTACTGTAGGAGGGATACTCAGTGTGTCCGTGGACTCCTTTGCATGTTTGGGAAGTGTCATCGCAGCATTCCCAATGGACAAGAGG GCTCCAGGTGTAAAGCTGACAGAGACTGTGGGCCTTTGATGTGTTGCGCTCGACATCATGGCGAGATGGTGTGCAAAAAGCGCCTGGCTCGCGATGAGAGTTGTTATGTTCCTGATGGTGGCCTGGCGTTCAGCATCAACCAGATTTGCCCGTGCGAGGAAGGTCTGCTGTGTCGGGAAAACAGCAGGCAGAACCGCAGAGA GAGGGACTTTACTTACCAACCAGAACGGACAAGATGGACCTGCCAAGGGTCCAAACCTTAA
- the tectb gene encoding beta-tectorin, which produces MFIFFKQILNLLLQHLTMASFVALLLSLPVALTCAPQKADYVVVSCFPNAIIANVPECPYGWEIDQLSLGGVCYTGIHSPGYYRFIIPDLTPRNHSYCGTQSEYMPGKDAKYIFYNSIVSNDTSLTVRNQPVNYTFSCVYRAAYLVNNAVFSQRVATVYVNNGSLGTFRSQLSMNVFTNSKFLYAKDAPYVIDTSEIGSEVFIGIEAKGLSNRFKVVINNCWATPTPYSTDRKRWSLIINSCPADYTVTIFDNAKDSRSTFKFNSFRFQRLEKVSTVWLHCEVHICDAERLVCQPSPCSKRSLSSETEPSGGILTTEFQIKASESSNNGHTTGTSLLIPLMIAVNIFFDLVNASKI; this is translated from the exons atgtttattttttttaaacaaattctcAATCTTCTTTTGCAGCATCTCACCATGGCTTCATTTGTTGCACTGTTACTGAGTTTACCTGTTGCACTGACATGCGCGCCACAAAAAGCAG ACTATGTTGTAGTCTCCTGTTTTCCTAATGCCATCATTGCCAATGTGCCAGAGTGTCCTTATGGCTGGGAGATAGACCAGCTGTCCCTGGGTGGAGTGTGTTACACTGGAATACACAGCCCAGGGTACTACCGCTTTATTATACCAGATCTAACACCAAGAAACCATTCGTACTGTGGCACACAATCTGAG TATATGCCAGGCAAAGATGCCAAGTACATCTTCTACAACTCCATCGTATCCAACGATACTTCGCTGACTGTCAGAAACCAGCCAGTCAACTACACCTTCAGCTGTGTGTACCGAGCAGCCTATCTGGTAAATAAcgcagtcttcagtcagag AGTTGCTACAGTTTATGTCAACAATGGGAGCTTAGGGACTTTTAGATCACAGTTGTCTATGAACGTGTTCACG AACTCTAAGTTCCTGTATGCTAAGGACGCTCCCTACGTGATTGACACCTCTGAAATTGGCTCTGAAGTTTTTATCGGTATTGAAGCAAAAGGTCTAAGTAATAG GTTTAAAGTTGTTATCAACAACTGCTGGGCGACTCCAACTCCTTACTCAACAGACAGAAAGAGGTGGAGTCTTATTATCAACAG CTGTCCTGCTGACTACACGGTGACCATTTTCGATAACGCCAAAGACAGCCGCTCCACATTCAAGTTCAACTCTTTCCGCTTCCAGCGACTGGAGAAGGTGTCCACTGTGTGGCTTCACTGTGAGGTCCACATCTGTGATGCAGAGAGGCTGGTCTGTCAGCCT AGTCCATGCTCTAAGAGGTCCCTGTCATCAGAAACAGAACCGAGTGGAGGGATCCTCACCACTGAGTTTCAGATTAAAG CCAGCGAGTCTTCTAATAATGGGCACACAACAG gGACCTCTCTTCTCATCCCACTTATGATCGCGGTGAACATTTTCTTCGATTTagtaaatgcatcaaaaatataa